The window TTTGTCTTTACTAAGTATTGTTGCTACCATCAGGAAACCCTTGTTAACtcagaggatataaccaacggagacgccatgtctaaaattttcggtacaaaatagtctgccattttttgcaggggaggggcacatcaaatgtataggtacgtcatgtcagataaacgtcagtccatacatatggttgacatgtggttgaccattggccgcctattttcgacagaggggaacacctgttaatggcggctccattgttaattactccgagcttgTTATCTATGTTGTGGCACTAGGGTCACTGTACAGtggttaattaattaaatatatgcaGCCATAAATTAATTGCTGTGGAACTGTAAACTAAATGCTGAAACCTACCATGAACATAAATGGTTTAATTGGAATTATTGGGAACTATGAGAGTTAAAGCTTTGAATCTGAAAATTTCACTAAGTACATACTAATAGTAGGTACAAGATTTTTATACCCGTTTATTATAAAGCACTTACTTCCATTTCAAGATGTTTGGAAACAAACTACATAGaacataaatttattaaactaatgttATTAATGACAAGTCATTATTTCATGGGGCGTAAAATTGATTCTATATAGAAGCTTTCGTTATTAAAACCTCATGTTCGAAGAGGCATAAGGATGATCTAATAAATGGTGGTGAATGATGATTCATACACTTCAGAGGCAATGATAAACAAATGTAACTACATGGTCACGCGTCTAATCACAATTATTCGAGCGAAATTCGGTGTCATGCATGCAATTGCGGTATTTGAAAAGGATATTGATTCAATAATGCAGAGACTTCCCCCTCATCGGGGCCGGCGGGCATAGCTTGCTCGGCTTCATCCTCTTTGAAGTTGTCTTCATTGTATTGATCAATGTCTATTTTTCGGAAAGCTGAACTGGAGGTATTTTTAGCCATGTTATCTCTTCTCGTACACTTAACTTAAAGCAGGTGACTGTTATTATTtagattaataataataaaactgaTGATAGGTGCAATTGCAATGTAAACttcacttagtttattttattattttatttagcacCCTGCCCATATAATAATACAGTCTGAGTGAATGAAAGACACGTCAGATGTCAATTCATTGACAATTTGATAAATCGAGTCCGATTGTAGCTTAAATATTTCTCAGTGTTTACGACTGGAAcgcagtggcgtaactaggggggggttggagggggcacgtgccccgggcgccggccaacgggggggcgccaaaatgcacAAGACCTTTCGTTAGGAGGgaggggggggcgcaaattcggtgcctgccccgggcgccatatcctctagctacgcctctgctGGAACGACAAGCAAAGCAAGTTTTATTGAATAATtccttttaatatattttaatattagaatcaaaatcAGCAGCAGCAGAATCTGAAATATTTAATCAGTTTTAATGAGAAAGAATGTTTCATTTTCGTTAGCATGATTTGGACTACCGTGAAGAGAAGGCGATAagctgtatccagacgagacaatttttcgccaatctgatgaaattgtCCTATCGAacaggccgtgcggacgcaaataccaatttgattcccagATCATATCAGCAGGTGCGggcacaaaaatgccaattttcatagtagaatgcaaattggtgatttactttgtgtacgtgtggacgctagatgagattgaccaataattttcctgaacaaatcgactgatttgatcagtcccgtctggatacccctttaCGTTAACTGCGTTCATGGAAATTTTAACTAATAATCGAAATAATATCACTCAAAGATAGTTTCAAATCTCAATCCCACGTATGTATATCAACAATTGATTTGTGTTGTTTAAAAGATGTAAATGAACGCCATTAATCACTTGTAATTTGCAATTTGCATCATCAACTGGCAATACTTTTATGACATCGACGAAATGGGTGTTGTCATTGTCAAATAGTTGTGAAACATTTTGTGAAATAATCAAGTTATGTATATGTGATGTGGTGTGAAGCTAATTCTATTGTTTATTGTACTTTCTATTTGTGTCCTGTTTTTGCATATTGCTAATTATCTGGCCAACGAGGGCTGCAAAAAGCACAGTTGTACTCGCCCATCTTAAATCCCTAAACTTTGCCACAATGACAATGGGCGATGAACTGCCTGTCACTTCTTTGGTTTTGCCCGTTCTTATTCGCCCTGTGTTAACTCAGGTTTGTACAAATTGATTAACAAGATATGTAGGTACCAGGAAAACGTTTGTGCGATAATGCTAATCATTGGTACTAATGTTGATAAAAGCTTCAAGGCTGCCATATATCATGTTGAAATAGTGTACTACGTTTTATATTTCAGTTGGAGAAATATGATTTGGGCGCGTCTCAGACATTACGAGCAGCCCTTACTAAGGCGGAGGCTGCAGTGCCAGGGCTTAATTATGATTTGGTGGCTGGGATAATGCGAAGAGCTGATATACCTGTCAATATGAATGAGAGTTTACTGCGTTTGCAGGGGGCTCTTACAGAATCAGAATGTAAgctttgtgtttttatttattattggtaaAATATTGTTGACTGTCTAGACAAGTTAATGTAGAACTGCTTTAACAATAGGAACCTTTATATAAACTTAGAGAGAACCATGTAAAATAGTTTCATTCTGAATGACATTTCTCACTTTGCTATAAAATCTATCATgcttttttattagtatttgtattgtattgtattgtaagagCAGTAATGCTTTGTAACAGGGTGATTAGTATACCTTCTGAGGTCTAGAAGCAAAACAATACCTTCTTTAAATTTGGAAGTGTCTCTtatttaataaaagaaaaaagctATTGGAATGTATACAAAGTTATGTTTATAGTGAGTTATCATTCGGGTTGGAGACTAAATTCCAGAACAGAGCACTCAATTGTtgactttatttaatttttattagagtatttaatttactctataatattaatattacagtTACAACTTTTAATTTCATTAAATGATGGttgtttaaataaattacaGGTGCTGATCTAAGGCTGAACAGGTCTGAAGAGGCATTCCAAGAATTAAACAAGAAATCTACTGCATTGAAGAAAATTTTGAGCCGCATTCCTGATGAAATAACAGACAGAAAGACATTCCTGGAAACTATTAAGTAAGTTATAGAAAGAAGAATAATATTTAGCttagataaattaaataacaagTAAAGTATACACTGTTAAATCTTATGCCTGGTGAAGTTGATGAAATATAAAATGAGCAGATCTtgttcaaattcaaaattctTTGAAAAAAAAGCTCACTTTTTATTATGTCAACcttaagggcttgtgcacaaatcacgcaaggtttgatgggggagggggggtcacaaaaaaatcacgatagatcacgttgggggaggggggtataagaaaacctcacgtgtatttttataCAGTGAATGAAACTAAGataaaaaaacctaccacatgagtagatactttttctcggtttcgttatacataaatcttcactctgcacttcaaaatagcgagcctatttaacaaaaatagaaaaataaacaatatcttctatatacaatactatttatctttaAAATAGGGCGAAtgaaaaaattttgaaaaaaatacacgtgaggttgtgtgagGGGAGGGGGGAATCCAAAAACCttaccaaatatcaccaaggggtagggggggtcaaaaagtagccgaaaacaccctGCGTGATTTGTGAATAACCCCTAAATCTTATAATAATCCTACTGCATGCATGTGTTACATGAAAGTGGGGATGTCAACTTAACATATTTGGCACTATTTAACCCTTAATTTGACACACAAAAGGGGAAGGTAGTAAGTCCAAATCCCTGTGGCACTTAGGGGTTTGGGAAATTTAGGGTATAGAGATTACAGATTAGTATCTTAAGTTCCCCTATGTCTTGTATGTGGGTGCTGTATGGTGCTACATAAGCACAGATAAGACACAGTAACAGGTGACTTTCTAACTATCAGAAGTGGAAATGCCAATATTATACTTAGACAACGCTATGTACTCCATAATTGTTGTATTGTGTGAAGTACTTTGGCTCTATTGTACTTGTGgttgtacttaataaataaaataaagtggaAAATAAACACATCTTTATTGTAAGGGAATAATTACAAGTATGTTAATTTTAGAGTAATTTTATGTATATTAAGTACATAGTTTTTAATGGATAGGTCTGAGCAAGGGCTTTTGGCGGGGGAGGAAATAATATGAAAGCCTGTATTTAACTATACTATATTATACAATCAATTTCTGTTACAGAGAGATTGCATCGGCTATCAAGAAACTTCTGGATGCTGTCAATGAGGTGTCCCAATATACACCTGGTCCCGGAAAACAAGTGCTAGAACAAAGGAAAAGGGAATTTGTCAAATACTCTAAAAGGTTTTCAAACACATTGAAGGAGTACTTCAAGGAAGGACAGTAAGTaccattaatattatttttgatgTTTAATTTGACTTATTCGGTCAAGTGTCCCAAATGTTTTAAGCCGAGAAAGAAAGCCAGTAGggctagagcagcggtcggcaacaagcggcccgcgagcccccctggctattttgtatgtaatattgtccAATAACAATAtctgataaagtcacacattttaacaaaagtgcggcccgcgtcaacttccttaactactatgtggcccttgactgctaaaaggttgccgatcgCTGGGCTAGAATATAGCAGCTGGTTAGGACTAAGCTAAGAGCGGCTGGCTGCTGTCACCTAAATTGCTCTTGTGTGTTTTATACTCAGGAAACCTTAGAATAGTTTGTAGTTATTCTCGGCTTAAGAAATTAATGTCGGCTTTAGAAGTGCCAGCTTTAAACTCAGGGAATTCTTTAATTCCGCTTCCAACAGTTGTTTCACAGTATTTGTGATTTAGtatctacataaataaaataaaaaaattgtagtaTATATGGTGAGGTACTCAGGCATAGGTGATGGTACTCGTCCTAGTACTGAGAATCGGCTAATCAGTCAAATCATACAGAAGGCAAAGTGGGATTTACATCTTAAATCTGTCAAAAGTGATGGGTCTAATTAATTGTAtgattagaaaatatttttttagtgttccgtacaaaactttgtttacggaacacttatgggatcacttcggtcttgttctTATATTGAAATGTTTCTTTTTCAGGGCCAATGCTGTGTTCGTGAGTGCTCTTTATTTGATCCACCAAACAAACCAAATCTTATATACCGTAAAAAATAAGTCTGAATAACTTTACCACTTCTGTAATAGTATTTACTAATTTGTCAAGTGTATTAGTTACATATGAAATAAACATGGATATGGGGTTAAATACCTAGTTAATCGaaagtttaaaaagtataagtataggATATTGTTTTTCATGTGCAgtcttaatataaaataatcattttacACCCTAGTTGATAACATCAGTGGCCACAAATTGTAGATTGAGAGTCTTTGAAGTTCTTAAGACATGGGCAGTAAAGATTTGGTAATTGAGTTCTAAGCTAACGAATATACTTTTACCAGGTGAAATACATGTTGTGGAATCCAGGTGGAATATATTTTGGGAGAGTGTAAGAGCACTCAAATAATTTTTCTATATTGACATTTATTGGGAGTTTAAACGGTAAATTACTATTTATTACAAGATTGaagattactatttatttatttattattgattgcTAAAGTTTTAACGACATTGGGAAAAGTCTTATGGCTGAAAGCTTTCAGGTATTCGTATTAGTATATCGAAATTTAAAAATTCTTACCGTCTTTCATCCATCGTAGGATATGTGTACATTaggcagtgttggcatcaatctgaactaaatcaatccggattgatcaatcgaattgacgcgtcaatccgaattgatcaatccggattgatcaattcgaattgaatcaattctgattgacgcgtcaatccgattgaatcaatttgaattaacgcatcaatcctcaattctgattaaatcaattctcaatctagattaaccatagtccctaagattacttttcaaaggtgtaagtttttgggacttacttactggacttaaattcgatatctgaggttcccagaggttcgaaaacatgttactgatgtcagtattgatttattttatttattttatttattttatttattttatttattttatttattttatttattttatttattttatttattttatttattttatttattttatttattttatttattttatttattttatttattttatttattttatttattttatttattttatttattttatttattttatttattttatttattttatttattttatttattttatttattttatttattttatttattttatttattttatttattttatttattttatttattttatttattttatttattttatttattttatttattttatttattttatttattttatttattttatttattttatttattttatttattttatttattttatttattttatttattttatttattttatttattttatttattttatttattttatttattttatttattttatttattttatttattttatttattttatttattttatttattttatttattttatttattttatttattttatttattttatttattttatttattttatttattttatttattttatttattttatttattttatttattttatttattttatttattttatttattttatttattttatttattttatttattttatttattttatttattttatttattttatttattttatttattttatttattttatttattttatttattttatttattttatttattttatttattttatttattttatttattttatttagtttatttattttatttacattatttatttcttttattttatttataatataataagatttataataagaacacaccacacaggtagatataaagataaacagaggaacggcaaaaaaacttgtttatgctggaggcttcatagatcgctcatgccaacctcgattattcaataacaacttgaatttaagtgtgcgtaaagattacaatcgtttgaactggtcaaaaactttataatgaggtaactgaatagacttggtttttatttcggttaccggtaacagaggttaaccgtatctgatacggttaccgaatcaaagtgttaccttatcagacggttaccgttatggtaggggtttttacaaccgcttctaaaataactctatgaaaaaccccggttaaggtaaccggttcctgtccctggtagaatctaaatattgccattgaaaccatgttttgcaccttagatatcgattttgaatgcaagcagtcactttcaaaaaatgtcactaaaatgtcccgaaacaggacacctttcaatattgcagtcgaaaagatgtttagaaacctctggctacctcagatatcgattttaaacgcaatcgggtaatttctagaaatgccccaaaaaagggcatctctcaatatttccctcggaaacaagtatcgaaacctttgggcacctcagatatcgattttgaacgctatcggttaatttcaaggaaagtcccgaaaatgttccaaaaaggacatccttcataatgccgtcagaaacaagtttcggaacctttggtaaactcggacaccgcttcggaacgcatttggtcagtttcaaaaactggcctaaataaaaaggacattaggtgtacatacaaagtaatcgtcaatccgaattgacgattgaggattgaggattggccggtcaattcgaattaacgattagtaatcgtcaatcttcaatcagtagatttagaattagtttcgtcaatcgtcaatcgtcaattcgaattgatcggtcaatcctcaatcgtcaatcgt is drawn from Cydia fagiglandana chromosome 4, ilCydFagi1.1, whole genome shotgun sequence and contains these coding sequences:
- the LOC134663679 gene encoding programmed cell death protein 10, coding for MTMGDELPVTSLVLPVLIRPVLTQLEKYDLGASQTLRAALTKAEAAVPGLNYDLVAGIMRRADIPVNMNESLLRLQGALTESECADLRLNRSEEAFQELNKKSTALKKILSRIPDEITDRKTFLETIKEIASAIKKLLDAVNEVSQYTPGPGKQVLEQRKREFVKYSKRFSNTLKEYFKEGQANAVFVSALYLIHQTNQILYTVKNKSE